The Nostoc sp. 'Peltigera membranacea cyanobiont' N6 genome contains the following window.
ATTAATGCCGAACCAATAAGTCCCAGGCAAGTTTTAATTGTTAGGTATGAAGATATTTTAGACTTATTAATTCAACCAGGAGAATTGCGAGAAAATATTGTGGTTACAGGTAGAGAATTTGATGATTTTATTCCTGGAAATCTGCTAACTTTTGAAAGTGGTGCGGCAATTCGTCTAACTTTTCACTGCGAACCATGTAAACGAATAGCCCACTTAGTAGAATCATTAAAAAGTATCCAAGGGAAAAGAGGAATTTTAGGCGTAGTTATTCGATCGGGTAAAATCCAGGTTGGTAGTAGTTTTCAGGTTCAAGCTCAGAAATTTTCAGCATTATCTGAAAATCCCTATGAACGATTTCTAAATTTTATCATCAAAATTCCTAGTGGTAAAGTAGTTACATATAAACAAATAATCAAAGGTATAGGAGTAGATAATAGCTATCTAAGAGCTATTCCTGCATACCTAAAAAAAACTTCAGCTACTGATTATCCGTTACATAGAATATTAGACTCAAAAGGTTATTTAATAACTTATGTAAGCCAACAAAAAAATAAGTTGGAAACTGAAGGAGTTAAGGTTTTATCTGAGGCAGATTTATTAAGCAACTTAGACAAAAGCTTTGTAAATATTAAAGATTATTTATGGGAAGATCGCACTATATATCTAAAATAGATATAACCAGATAATCCCTAACTTTTAATTTGTTTAGATGTGGCTTCCATAAAGTCGAGAAAAACTTTTATAAGCTTATGGATTCCCTCACTACCCCCTGCTATTAAACCTCCTGTCAGCAATGCATCTAAACAACGAAAAATAACTATTTGAATTGGATTGTCTAAATCAATAACTACAAGTGGCTCAATTGAGCGAATGCCTATTGCACTCATTAAAAGACCGAATAAAAGAGATGTCCATAGAGCAATTATCCGTGTATCAGATTTATAAGCTGCTCTCTGCCGCTCTTTTTCATTTAAATCATCCATTTGGGGCTTGAATATTTTTAATGACTCTTGTTGGCTTCGTGTGAAATTTTGGATGATTTGCTGTTCTAAACTCATTCCTTCAGGTGGTAGTCCACTGACTTGATTTGATTCTAGAGAAGGAAATTGTTTCTGCTGAACTTCTATAAGTCTCATTTTTTCAGATACTAGATCCTTTTCTTGCTGAATACTAATATCTAATTGTTCGATGAATGGGCCTCGCCAAGTAGTTATAAAAACTTCTAAAGAGCGTTCTAGTAACAAAGAAATAAATAATAGCAACGTAAGTAGTTGGATAATATCATTAACGCCAAATGGTTTTAAAGTAAATGGTTTAGATGATAGCCAAGTTGACAACGTTACTACTAAGAAACTAATAATAATTAACACAATAAATAGAGGAGAATTTGAAGAAAGCTTTTGCAACGTATCTATGCTCCTGTTTCGCGTCACAATATCTAACACAGCCTGGAGGTGAGAACTACACCTGCTGAGTAACTTAACAACGTTAATTTGATAGAACAGTAAATAATTTATTACCCAGCCATTTTTTCCAGCAAGATGATGGGCTATGCCAGAAAATGAGTAGCATTTGAGTAGCGCGATCGCTAAAAAGCAGGGTAAAAATAGCTCAGTGAAGTAGCAAACGAGTAGCACAAGCGTTATATTTAGCGAAAAGCTTAGTTTTGTGTGGTTTGCTCCTTTTTTTTGACAAGCCAAGGCATCTGCTTGCAACCGCTCAAATTTTCGTATTGTAATATACTTGTAATATTTTCTCGGCGTTAGCGATCGCGCTTCAGAAGTTATGAGTCCGAATAAAAATAATTAATAGTTATAGATAGTTAAAGTATATATGAGTCGTTTTTTTGTCGCCCTTTTACCACCGCAAGACATTCAAGACTACGCCAACGAGATTAAGCAGTACTTTGCCGATCGCTATGCTAGTAGTGGGGCGTTAAAGTCTCCGCCTCATATAACCTTGCAACCGCCCTTTGAATGGGAAAATGCTAACTTGCCACTCCTAGAAGCATCTTTGGAGGAGTTTGCTAGTGGACAACAGCCAGTAGCAATTACACTCAGAGGGTTTGATGCCTTTTCACCTCGTGTTATATACATTAATGTAGTCAGAAGTCAAGAACTTTTGACTTTGCAAACTGATTTAATGGCTTATATAGAAAGCAACTTGGCAATTGTTGACGAAGTTTCTAAAACCCGCCCTTTTACGCCCCATATAACGGTTGCATTTCGGGATTTAAAAAAGCAAGACTTTCAAGCTGCTTGGCCAGAGTTTCAAAAGCGTCAGTTGCATTTTGAGTTTACTGCTGACAAATTAACCTTGCTGCTGAACGACGGTAAGCGCTGGGATATTAAACGAGAGTTTGCTTTTTTCTCTGGTAGTAATTGAGCAATGTCTTTGTGATGAACGTTGGGAATATTTGACATCGCAGCTAATTTTATTTTGAATTAATTGGTGATTTATATATTCTGTTTTTTACCTAAGAGTGAAGATGAGTTTTTATATGTTGTCAACGCCAGAGAGTCCGTTAGCTAGTACTCTACCAGATTAATTTTGATAAGTTCATAGTGGGTAGGGCAGTAGGGATGCACAGATAGATGTGCGCCTCTGCTACGTAGTATCATCAATAGTTGAGAATAAGCGATCGCTTATTCTTTTTACTGTATGTGTAGTTGCCTACGCTGAATGTCTCCTAGTAAAGCAACTTGTTGTCACATATCACTTAACTTTTGGAACGCCTTGCAAATAAGATATGTTAGATTTGTTTATTTCTACTTACTTAATTTTTGTAAAACAAGATACATTAAATGGTAGTTTAGTAGCAAAGGAACCAAAAAGTATGGCTATTAGTAGCCCTGAAGTCATCCGTCATATATTGATTGGGTTGGGATATTTAGCCCCTGAGATCGATCCGAAGCCGGATCTGACTAAATTTGCTCCTTGGAAGCGCAATAATAACTCATTGACAGACGATCCTACTGAAGAAGCAATTAAAAAGTTTCAGAAACAGTACTCACAAAAACTTGTGGTCAATGGTAACGCTGATGCCGAGACTCGAACTGTAATGGAAGATACAGTCAAAGGGCTTCAGAATAGATTGAAGTTTCACGGTTTTGCAAGCAATGCCGAAATTCCTCAAGACAAGCCTTTTTATGGCCCAGCTACTTATACAGCAGTCAAGAAATTTCAGAAATCTCAGGGTTTAACTGAAAATGGCATTGCCACTATTGAACAGCGGCAAATTCTACAGCAACCTAGCCTAACAGATAAGCCGCAGCCGCAGCCACAATCACAACTCAAACTGATAGATTTGTGCTTTCAATTCAAAAAGAACCCTCAAAATCCTTCTTACATCGCAGCGTTAAATAACTTACAACAAAACCTACCCAAAGACGTTTTACACAAAGTTACTAACAAATGGAGAGGGACAAACGATCAAAATCCTGAGATTGTCAAGCTGACGAATGTGTTCACTTATTATGATGACAACAATCAAAACCATCGTGATGCACTAAATCACCTACAAAGTCAGATTACCCCAGCTATCTCTCAAGCATTTTTAAGTCTTTGGAATAAAAAGTGAATAAATGGAAATAGGATGTATGGCAAAGTGCTGTTAGGGTTAGCGGGGCTTTAGCCCATGCTGATAACGATTACATCTGAGGTTGCTCCCGAACAAGGGGAAAAATCCCCTTGTTTCATCAAACTTAATTTTGGATCTGTACGATCTGAGGAACCTTTTTTCGATCTACTTTAGATTTGAACCTGTAGCTAATTTTATTTTCGACTAATTGGTTATTAATATATTCTCTAACTATAGGTGACAGAGAGAAAAGGGCAGAATTTTTATGAACTAGCGATCGCGGCAGTTCAAGAGTAGAGGGCAGTTTTCCTCCTGCCTCCTGCCCTCTGCCTCCTGCCTTCGTTGATAAAATGACTTCTCCGATGTGGCGTTAGCTTTGTGGCGATCGCGGGCTTAACTCATTCTACGGCTACGAAAACATCCCTTGGCTTCCGATATGATTTTCTTGCATTGCCGCCTGCCGATTTTTTTTTGAGTTAGACACTGTTCATACCTGGGCACAACATTTATTTTCCTTAAACAGTCGATAATGTAAATAAATGTAAAAAATTCTCAGGCAGGATAAAAGCATCTATGCGTGTAATTTTAATGACTGGTAAAGGCGGCGTGGGCAAAACTTCTGTTGCTGCTGCAACTGGACTCCGTTGCGCGGAACTAGGCTATCAGACATTGGTTTTAAGTACAGATCCCGCTCATTCCCTAGCAGACAGTTTTGACATGGAACTGGGACACGCACCCCAGAAAATTCGCCCAAATCTTTGGGGTGCAGAATTGGATGCGCTGCAAGAACTGGAGGGAAACTGGGGTGCTGTAAAACGTTACATTACCCAAGTTTTACAGGCAAGGGGTTTAGATGGGGTACAGGCAGAAGAATTGGCCATTTTACCAGGCATGGATGAGATTTTTGGCTTGGTAAGGATGAAACGCCATTACGATGAAGGTGAGTTTGATGTTTTAATTATCGACTCAGCCCCCACTGGTACTGCACTGCGCTTGCTGAGTTTACCTGAAGTCGGCGGCTGGTATATGCGCCGTTTTTACAAACCATTTCAAAACATCTCGGTAGCACTTCGTCCTCTGGTTGAACCTTTTTTTAGACCAATTGCTGGTTTTTCGCTACCAGACAAAGAGGTGATGGATGCACCTTATGAGTTTTATGAACAAATTGAGGCTCTGGAAAAAGTATTAACAGACAATACTCAAACCTCAGTGCGTCTGGTAACAAATCCCGAAAAGATGGTGATTAAGGAGTCTCTGCGTGCCCATGCTTATCTGAGTTTGTATAATGTTGCAACAGATTTAATAGTGGCTAATCGAATTATTCCTAGCGTTGTTCAAGACCCATTTTTCCAACGTTGGAAAGAAAGTCAGGAGCAATATCGCCAGGAAATTCATGATAATTTCCACCCTTTACCTGTGAAAGAAGTTCCACTTTTTTCTGAGGAAATGTGCGGATTGGCTGCATTAGAACGCCTGAAGGAAACTCTCTATAAAGATGAAGATC
Protein-coding sequences here:
- a CDS encoding MGMT family protein; this encodes MALSITHLFTKLKPGSAMVERKTLNLKVGYGIEEDINAEPISPRQVLIVRYEDILDLLIQPGELRENIVVTGREFDDFIPGNLLTFESGAAIRLTFHCEPCKRIAHLVESLKSIQGKRGILGVVIRSGKIQVGSSFQVQAQKFSALSENPYERFLNFIIKIPSGKVVTYKQIIKGIGVDNSYLRAIPAYLKKTSATDYPLHRILDSKGYLITYVSQQKNKLETEGVKVLSEADLLSNLDKSFVNIKDYLWEDRTIYLK
- a CDS encoding 2'-5' RNA ligase family protein, giving the protein MSRFFVALLPPQDIQDYANEIKQYFADRYASSGALKSPPHITLQPPFEWENANLPLLEASLEEFASGQQPVAITLRGFDAFSPRVIYINVVRSQELLTLQTDLMAYIESNLAIVDEVSKTRPFTPHITVAFRDLKKQDFQAAWPEFQKRQLHFEFTADKLTLLLNDGKRWDIKREFAFFSGSN
- a CDS encoding TRC40/GET3/ArsA family transport-energizing ATPase; this translates as MRVILMTGKGGVGKTSVAAATGLRCAELGYQTLVLSTDPAHSLADSFDMELGHAPQKIRPNLWGAELDALQELEGNWGAVKRYITQVLQARGLDGVQAEELAILPGMDEIFGLVRMKRHYDEGEFDVLIIDSAPTGTALRLLSLPEVGGWYMRRFYKPFQNISVALRPLVEPFFRPIAGFSLPDKEVMDAPYEFYEQIEALEKVLTDNTQTSVRLVTNPEKMVIKESLRAHAYLSLYNVATDLIVANRIIPSVVQDPFFQRWKESQEQYRQEIHDNFHPLPVKEVPLFSEEMCGLAALERLKETLYKDEDPTQVYYKETTMRVVQEENQYSLEIYLPGIPKNQVQLSKNGDELNITIGNHRRNLVLPQALAALQPGGAKMEDDYLKIRFTDNIRV
- a CDS encoding peptidoglycan-binding domain-containing protein, with amino-acid sequence MLDLFISTYLIFVKQDTLNGSLVAKEPKSMAISSPEVIRHILIGLGYLAPEIDPKPDLTKFAPWKRNNNSLTDDPTEEAIKKFQKQYSQKLVVNGNADAETRTVMEDTVKGLQNRLKFHGFASNAEIPQDKPFYGPATYTAVKKFQKSQGLTENGIATIEQRQILQQPSLTDKPQPQPQSQLKLIDLCFQFKKNPQNPSYIAALNNLQQNLPKDVLHKVTNKWRGTNDQNPEIVKLTNVFTYYDDNNQNHRDALNHLQSQITPAISQAFLSLWNKK